Below is a window of Enterococcus gilvus ATCC BAA-350 DNA.
CAGTAAAAAAAGGTTTTGAATTCATTTCGATGATCAATCAAGCTCGTAAATCTTTACTTGAATTTACTGCAGTCGAAAAAGCAACTAGCTTTTTAAGCGGAGGATTTGGAAACGCCACTAAAGCAGGAGTGACGGAAACGGTCGCTCAAACGGCTACAACAGTAGCGCCTGCTGCTATAGGTGGAGCTGAAACTGCTGTTACGGCTGGATTATTAGGGCGATTTAGCGGTTTAGCTAAATTGTCCAACTTAACTGCTGGGTTATCAAAATTAGTTCCATTTATTGGTATTTTGGGTAGTCTCCCTGAACTTTTTAAAGAAGGATCAACAGGACAGAAAGTAGGCGGGTTTGCTGGATCAGTTGGAGGGACTGCTGCAGGTGCAGCAATAGGGACAGCTATATTGCCCGGTATCGGAACAGCTCTTGGAGCCGCAGCAGGCGCTTGGGCTGGCAGCAAGTTTGGTGAGGGATTTGGAGACAGCATTCAAAAGTCTCTGAATGGAAAACCATTGAAGCCTAAAGTAGAAAAAACAAAAGCTGAGATCGAGGTCGAAATAGACGAAAAGAAAATCAGCAAAAAGATTACCCCTGCAATTAACAAGTTAAACAAAGAACTTCTTATTAAGATGGGAATTGATACTAAGAGTGCTCAAAAAGCAAAAAAAGAATCCGACAAACTTTTTGAAGAGATGGGCAAAGACATCGATGATTACTATGACAGCAAACAAAAAAGATCCAAAAAGGATCTAGATTTACTTGTTAAACAAGGGGTTATGACACGTAAAGAAGCTGACAAACTCCTAAAAAAAGAACAAGAAAACAATGATGCTTCCAAAAAAAGTAAAAAAGATGCGCTCATAAAAATGCAGACGACCGTCAACGAGTACTACAAGAAGGTTGAAGAAATTCAAAACGATTCTAGTAAGAGTGAAAAGCAAAAAAATAAAGAACTAAACAAGCTAAGAAAACAGTTTGTTAAGGAGTATGTCGCTGATCAATTTGCCATGAATGGAAAAGCGGTCGAAGCAATTGAAAGCGGAGCTAAAGAACAAGAAGATTTGCTTAAACATCTACGTAAACAAAAAGGTAAATTAAACGCTAAAGATTTAGAAGCCACTCAAGAAGAAGCGGACAAACTATACGACGCCTCTGTTAAACCAGCAAGAAAAGCTCGGGACGATATTATCAATGCGGCTGACAAAAAGTACAAAGAGACTGTTAAAGCAGCTAAACGTCAACGAGACGAGACGGGTACTCTTTCTCAAGAACAGTATGAGAAAGTTGTAAAAGAAGCAAGAAGGCAACGTGATGGGACTAGAGATGCTGCGAATGACCAATTCAGCAAAGTAACCTCAAAAGCACGTGATCAAAAAAATAGGGTTAGTTCAGAAATTAATGCGCAAAAAAATTCAGTTGTAAGAAACGCTCAAGAGCAAGCTAGAGAACATATTGGTGCATCACAAAATGAATCAAGAACTGTTCAGGGGTCTTGGGAAGGCTTAAAAAGAAATCTGTCAAGTATTGTTGAAGCGATCGCACACGGTATAGGTAGTTTGATAAATGGACTGAACAAGGATTGGGGCAAAGGTCTCAAAAATTTCAAATTTGGAGCCCATGCAAAAGGTACTAGCGGATTAACGGAAGATGAAATTGCGCTAGTTGGTGAAGAAGGGTTTGAAATGGCGCATCATCCATCTAAGGGAATTTTCGCGGTCGGTGTAAATGGTCCCGAAATTAGACCTTTACAAGCAGGTACGTCTATTTTACCTCACGAAGCATCGAAACAGTTCTTATCTATGACAAAAGGACTTCCTGCCCATGCGGATGGCGTGTGGGGGACCATTAATAACATTGCTGACTGGGTAAAAGAGAAAGCCGAAAATGCTGCTGACTTCGTTAGCGATGGTGCTGACAAATTGTATGAAACAATAACAGATAAATTAGGCGTTTCAAAATTCTTAGGTTCACTGGGAGGAGAAGGAAACGCAGAGTTTCAAACAGCTAAAGGCGGACTGAATTATGTTGAAGACAATGTTGTCAAATACGTCCAAGAACTTTTTGATAAGTATCAGAGCGAAATAGGTGGTTCAGGTAGCAGGGGCGAATTCATTAAATACGTGTTGGCTCAACAAGGTAAACAATATGTTTGGGGAGCTGAAGGCCCAGACACATTTGACTGCTCTGGATTAATTATGTGGGCGTTAAAACAAGTCGGAATCCAATTCCCACATTACACAGGAGATCAATGGGGAGCGACAGACCATATCAACGAAAAAGAAGCGCGTCCTGGCGACTTGGTTTTCTTCGGGCCTGGAGCAAGTCGACATGTTGGAATGTATACAAAACCTGGAGAAATGTTTAATGCTTCTTCTCCTAATGCTTATGGTCCTGGAAATGGTATCGGTTATAGTCCATATGCTGCACCTGATTTATTAGGATTTGCAAGAATAAAGCAACTGAGCGATGGTGGCGGAGCACCAGGCAAAAGTTTTCAAGGTAAGTGGGATCAAGCTATCAGTACAGCTGCGGCACAAATGAAGGTATCCGTAACAGCCTCTGATATAAGAAATATTCTTAGTCTGATTCAACATGAATCAACTGGAAATGAGAAAGTAATTCAGAGCTCTGCCGTATGGGATGTAAATACCGCATCGGGAAATCCAGCGAAGGGATTGCTTCAATTTATTCCGCAAACATTCGCAAGATATGCTATGCCAGGTCACGGAAATATCTTTAGTGGATATGATCAGCTATTAGCATTTTTCAATAATGCTCGATGGCGTTCTGAATTCAATCCAATGGGTGGATGGAGTCCAAATGGCCCTAGGAGATTCGCCGAAGGAGGCGAAGTAAACAGTCCTACGCTCGCTTGGATCGGTGAAGACCCTAGTTATGCTAAGGAATTTATTATCAACCCTGCTAAGGACAGCGCTGATTTACTTATCCAAAAAGCAATAGCGGCTAGAGAGCAGTATAAGCCAACACCTTCTACTCAAAACTATTCTTCAAGCGACAACTCAACCGGTCGCTTTGTGACTCAATCTGATTTAAATCAGTTAATAAATAAGATTAACGAACGACCAGTTAAAGTGAACAGTATTTTGGATGGAAAACAAGTTGGACATTCAGTTGATCAAACAAATGCGGGAACTTTAAAACGTAAACTATATACGGCAAGGAGGGCTTAGATGGTAAAAACAGATGTCTTATTAAAATTTAGCGATTGTGATTACTGTTTGACGAATGATCATGATATTAAAGTTGCTTCAATTGTCATTGGAATGCCAGTCCCCAAAAATGAATTTACATCATTCCAAGGATCTGTCGGCCAAAGATTAGTTAATCATTCATTTGATTCATTTCCAATCATGCTTGATTTTGATTTAAAGGTCAGCACTTTAGACGATCTCGTTTTAAGAGAAACTGAGTTGAGAGAATTGTTTTCTCGAGAAGCTGAATACTATTTCATCTATTCGAAAGAGCCGGGAAAACGTTATCCGGTGTCTTTAGACAGTATATCGGTTACAAAAAAAGCGTTTTTCATGTCTCATTTCACTGTATCTTTTAATGTGTTTAAAGGGTACGCTGAATCGATTACCTCAACGCTATCTGATTTTAGTCTGAATAATGAATGGCAATTCAGTCAGGGACTTGTGGATGGAGATTATAAATATACTCATGAAACTAGTCGTTTTACTATCTTTAACGCTGGGAGTTTTCCTGTAGATCCTAGAGAAGTGTATTTAAAAATCACTTTACAAGGTGAGTCTGGAGGAAATGCGACCATCTTTAACAGAACTACTGGGGAAAGATTCATCTATTTCCCTGAGTTCTCTACTAACTTAGGCCAAACAGTCACTTTAGATCGTGTATACCCGAAACTAAATGGTGTTAGTCGAGGCATTGATACAAATCATGGATTAATCACCCTAGTCGAAGGGATCAACGAAATTGAAATTCAAAATGTAGCTAACGTTAAATCTTTCTGGGATTTTCGTTATTTATACAAGTAGGTGATATCATGACTGATTTGTTAGTTAGAAATTTAGAGGAGAGTAAAGAAGAAATCCTTATCGGTTATGATAAGGATTCTTTCTATGAATCTTGGCAAGAAAATGAAACGTGGGAAGTCAGTTTTACTATACAAAGAACAAATTTTAACGGAGTTAGTTTTGATTTGATTGGTTACGAAAACATTTTGATTTGGAATGGACAACGCTTTGTAATCAAGCAAATGACCAGTTATGCTTCCGGCTCAAAAATATATAAGGATGTGACAGCTACTCATATTTACTATACGATTCAGGATTGTAGACAATATAATGGTTCACTTACTGGGAATTTGACAATTAATCAAGTTTTATCACATATTTTCAAATCGGGAAACAATGGTTTTACCTGGGAGGTTATAGATCCGATCGGTGTATTTAGTAAAGTTGAGCAAGAAAACTTCGGAAATGGGAACTATTTGGATCTTATAAATGAGGTTATAGATGATTACAAATGTGTAGTTATTCCTGACAATAAACACCTTAGGTTCTATCCTAGAGAGGAATATGGACAAACTACAGAAAAACAAATCCGATATAAATTTAATACTGATGAAGTGAAGTTTGATATTGACACATTTGCTTTAAAGACTCAAATCCGCGGTTTTGGTAAAACGGATGATAAAGATAACTATATTTTTAGTCCAATAACTTATACAAGTCCTTTGGCTGAGAAATATGGTATTAGAGTTCAAGATCCGGTTGAAGATCAAAGATATACAATACCGGGAAATATGTCTGCTCGGCTAAAGCAAGAAATACATGACTTTCCTGATATTTCTGGCTCAATCTCACTAAAGTGGGTTATTGAA
It encodes the following:
- a CDS encoding NlpC/P60 family protein, producing the protein MGADATINIDVMLANLPKFKNDVSLVDELLAKLGINAGSKMDESFKSETTKIESIAKSTKKDIDQSLDKPVKFTIKADNSEAEKGVKETKAFLKDIPKSKITELKAENDGASLKIKALKSDISAIPNQKETTLKADANQAKAETKELGDTVEKTGAKFVGLKEIIAGTFIGNAFSKGVESVGSAFKETFGRVIELNDASVEFTNTMGISQDQSKKYKTALNDLFNSGLIETMDEGKEILKTINTQLGDLPADQLKKVSEYSAILQSQFGMDLNESLRGINSLMTNFGLTAEASFDYMVKGAQSGLNKTDELGDNLAEYGQLWSQAGFKADEMFAILDNGLKSGAYNLDKVNDFVKEFSISLNDGRIEDNLDKFSGKTQEIFHAFKNGQATSNDVFKSVISDLKGTTNEQEKLALASTVWSALGEDNAMKVIESLGDVNDTFSDVGGAAKDTRDEMEESFGVRIRKSIREVTSSLNPIGEKLMDIVEKYLPDMKKTAKDTFGSAVEYIGNLFSYLDKNKSTIGNITGNVKDLAKALLSGAWEQVKDILFGVADMFGLIDDNTKKIKDPLKQVDKIIENLADNKDKVELLGKALVTMFAVKKGFEFISMINQARKSLLEFTAVEKATSFLSGGFGNATKAGVTETVAQTATTVAPAAIGGAETAVTAGLLGRFSGLAKLSNLTAGLSKLVPFIGILGSLPELFKEGSTGQKVGGFAGSVGGTAAGAAIGTAILPGIGTALGAAAGAWAGSKFGEGFGDSIQKSLNGKPLKPKVEKTKAEIEVEIDEKKISKKITPAINKLNKELLIKMGIDTKSAQKAKKESDKLFEEMGKDIDDYYDSKQKRSKKDLDLLVKQGVMTRKEADKLLKKEQENNDASKKSKKDALIKMQTTVNEYYKKVEEIQNDSSKSEKQKNKELNKLRKQFVKEYVADQFAMNGKAVEAIESGAKEQEDLLKHLRKQKGKLNAKDLEATQEEADKLYDASVKPARKARDDIINAADKKYKETVKAAKRQRDETGTLSQEQYEKVVKEARRQRDGTRDAANDQFSKVTSKARDQKNRVSSEINAQKNSVVRNAQEQAREHIGASQNESRTVQGSWEGLKRNLSSIVEAIAHGIGSLINGLNKDWGKGLKNFKFGAHAKGTSGLTEDEIALVGEEGFEMAHHPSKGIFAVGVNGPEIRPLQAGTSILPHEASKQFLSMTKGLPAHADGVWGTINNIADWVKEKAENAADFVSDGADKLYETITDKLGVSKFLGSLGGEGNAEFQTAKGGLNYVEDNVVKYVQELFDKYQSEIGGSGSRGEFIKYVLAQQGKQYVWGAEGPDTFDCSGLIMWALKQVGIQFPHYTGDQWGATDHINEKEARPGDLVFFGPGASRHVGMYTKPGEMFNASSPNAYGPGNGIGYSPYAAPDLLGFARIKQLSDGGGAPGKSFQGKWDQAISTAAAQMKVSVTASDIRNILSLIQHESTGNEKVIQSSAVWDVNTASGNPAKGLLQFIPQTFARYAMPGHGNIFSGYDQLLAFFNNARWRSEFNPMGGWSPNGPRRFAEGGEVNSPTLAWIGEDPSYAKEFIINPAKDSADLLIQKAIAAREQYKPTPSTQNYSSSDNSTGRFVTQSDLNQLINKINERPVKVNSILDGKQVGHSVDQTNAGTLKRKLYTARRA
- a CDS encoding phage tail family protein; amino-acid sequence: MVKTDVLLKFSDCDYCLTNDHDIKVASIVIGMPVPKNEFTSFQGSVGQRLVNHSFDSFPIMLDFDLKVSTLDDLVLRETELRELFSREAEYYFIYSKEPGKRYPVSLDSISVTKKAFFMSHFTVSFNVFKGYAESITSTLSDFSLNNEWQFSQGLVDGDYKYTHETSRFTIFNAGSFPVDPREVYLKITLQGESGGNATIFNRTTGERFIYFPEFSTNLGQTVTLDRVYPKLNGVSRGIDTNHGLITLVEGINEIEIQNVANVKSFWDFRYLYK
- a CDS encoding phage tail protein; translated protein: MTDLLVRNLEESKEEILIGYDKDSFYESWQENETWEVSFTIQRTNFNGVSFDLIGYENILIWNGQRFVIKQMTSYASGSKIYKDVTATHIYYTIQDCRQYNGSLTGNLTINQVLSHIFKSGNNGFTWEVIDPIGVFSKVEQENFGNGNYLDLINEVIDDYKCVVIPDNKHLRFYPREEYGQTTEKQIRYKFNTDEVKFDIDTFALKTQIRGFGKTDDKDNYIFSPITYTSPLAEKYGIRVQDPVEDQRYTIPGNMSARLKQEIHDFPDISGSISLKWVIELEKGDRVPFIYEPLNINSLIRVVGITCYPALPNKPPEITLSNTKKTMTSILANLARKGVI